One window from the genome of Gadus macrocephalus chromosome 7, ASM3116895v1 encodes:
- the LOC132461542 gene encoding histone H2AX has product MSGRGKTGGKARAKAKTRSSRAGLQFPVGRVHRLLRKGNYAHRVGAGAPVYMAAVLEYLTAEILELAGNAARDNKKSRIIPRHLQLAVRNDEELNKLLGGVTIAQGGVLPNIQAVLLPKKTGGQAAAPSAGKAGKKASSQSQEY; this is encoded by the coding sequence ATGTCTGGAAGAGGAAAGACCGGCGGAAAGGCCCGCGCAAAGGCTAAGACCCGCAGCTCCAGAGCCGGGCTGCAGTTCCCTGTCGGCCGCGTCCACCGTCTGCTGAGGAAGGGCAACTATGCCCACAGAGTGGGTGCCGGAGCTCCTGTTTACATGGCCGCCGTGCTGGAGTACCTCACCGCCGAGATCCTGGAGTTGGCTGGCAACGCTGCGAGGGACAACAAGAAGTCTCGCATCATCCCCCGACATCTCCAGCTGGCGGTTCGTAACGACGAAGAGCTGAACAAGCTGCTCGGCGGGGTGACCATCGCCCAGGGAGGCGTGCTCCCCAACATCCAGGCCGTCCTCCTGCCGAAGAAGACAGGCGGGCAGGCTGCGGCGCCCAGTGCCGGCAAGGCGGGGAAGAAGGCCTCGTCTCAGTCCCAGGAGTACTAG
- the c2cd2l gene encoding phospholipid transfer protein C2CD2L: MKPDQNGGCCWWCLVGLFLLSLFIVLAWLVQYSLATVRSWRAKDLVGNSAARHLPVIHQDHRTDTGGWRGFLLRLRPGRSGRAVSEAGAKGLLSTLFSFKSFGEPWQRAWVKALNDQACRHGSSIQITFDSTLPLTASTAIERVTCTDQSARSMVLHCDCRLDSVTFPVTVTQQSHAAVSMDTYQVTIEPVVAKLVASLEEAKEGGLLVSWSLSKQPPLALRVSPRKLHKQGAEGEADLNTIKELVEDALYSTQPSLVLSLRSCESSATVTPEHQSGWLTPAPQCVPVHRLTLRQLRATCHKGQWTSPAELCCVLSLDQSSTEKRTGFVCVPGSPACSLGWSEDITLDLQPETKELRIRLLEQSGAREQFLPGQASIALDVGGKGPTGPLTVSVSPGHGLAPDVTVTLELLYVESEGSCGGHSPSSLRSSLTPTKKVDVDRTVMPDGTIVTTVTTVQSRPKERDRGESPLPSPYKVEVTEKGPTVLSDSRGSPVPSLSPPVTNGLDPVAETAIRQLTDASGRVSRKTPTKRSTLIISGVSKAPLSEDDNALSKGYAAAMDAAMHAHHQGALPRPDPDERTPSDASERPSVDDVESDTGSNGVMETRSLKDHKVGFLRSGSKLLFRRRRRDKDPAVSQSHEDLSQTGEGAGAAASAPAASTLKRKSSGSFSRRLIKRFSFRSSGKSKSGGAANGGAGAPGN; the protein is encoded by the exons ATGAAGCCCGACCAGAACggaggctgctgctggtggtgtctAGTGGGGCTTTTCCTGCTCTCTTTGTTTATAGTGTTGGCATGGCTCGTCCAATATTCACTAGCCACTGTGCGTTCGTGGAGGGCCAAGGATCTCGTAGGCAACAGTGCAGCCCGTCATCTTCCCGTCATCCACCAGGATCACCGGACAGACACGGGGGGCTGGCGGGGCTTCCTGCTCAGGCTCCGGCCAGGCCGTAGTGGAAGAGCTGTTTCAGAAGCAGGGGCTAAAGGCTTACTCTCCACCCTGTTTTCTTTCAAGTCGTTCGGGGAACCCTGGCAGAGAGCCTGGGTGAAAGCCTTGAATGACCAAGCTTGCAGACATGGG agCTCCATCCAGATAACCTTCGACAGCACTCTGCCACTGACGGCCTCCACTGCCATCGAGCGTGTGACATGCACAGACCAATCAGCACGCAGCATG GTCTTGCATTGTGACTGCCGCCTGGACTCTGTCACGTTTCCAGTGACGGTCACGCAGCAGTCGCACGCCGCCGTTTCCATGGACACCTACCAGGTCACCATAGAGCCCGTAGTGGCGAAG CTGGTGGCGTCTCTGGAGGAGGCGAAGGAGGGGGGGCTGCTGGTGTCCTGGTCCCTCTCCAAGCAGCCGCCGTTGGCCCTGCGTGTGTCTCCACGCAAGCTCCACAAACAG ggtgcgGAGGGCGAGGCGGACCTGAACACCATAAAGGAGCTGGTTGAGGACGCCCTGTACAGCACTCAGCCCTCCCTTGTGCTCAGCCTCCGCTCCTGTGAGAGCAGCGCCACC GTCACTCCGGAGCACCAGTCTGGGTGGCTGACCCCTGCTCCCCAGTGCGTGCCCGTTCACCGGCTCACGCTCCGCCAGCTGAGGGCAACCTGCCATAAAG GCCAGTGGACCAGCCCAGCTGAGCTGTGCTGTGTGTTGAGTCTGGACCAGTCATCCACAGAGAAGAGGACTGGGTTTGTGTGCGTACCTGGCAGCCCGGCCTGCTCACTGGGCTGGAGTGAAGACATAACATT ggATCTGCAGCCCGAGACCAAAGAGCTGAGGATAAGACTCCTGGAGCAGAGCGGCGCCAGAGAGC AGTTCCTGCCTGGGCAGGCCTCCATAGCGCTGGACGTGGGGGGTAAGGGGCCCACCGGGCCCCTCACGGTGTCGGTGAGCCCCGGGCACGGCCTGGCCCCCGACGTCACCGTCACCTTAGAG CTGCTGTATGTGGAGTCGGAGGGGTCGTGCGGGGGTCACAGCCCCTCGTCGCTCCGCAGCTCGCTGACCCCGACCAAGAAGGTGGACGTGGACCGCACCGTCATGCCGGACGGAACCATCGTCACCACGGTTACCACGGTCCAGTCGCGGCCCAAGGAGCGCGACCGAG GTGAATCCCCATTGCCCTCCCCTTAcaaggtggaggtgacggaGAAGGGACCCACAGTCCTGTCTGACAGCAGGGGCAGCCCAGTTCCCAGCT TGAGCCCCCCAGTCACCAACGGCCTGGACCCCGTAGCAGAGACGGCCATCAGGCAGCTGACGGACGCCTCGGGCAGAGTCTCCAGGAAGACTCCGACTAAAAGGAGCACGCTCATTATCTCAGGGGTGTCAAAG GCCCCCCTCTCAGAGGACGACAACGCGTTGTCGAAGGGCTACGCGGCGGCCATGGACGCCGCCATGCACGcccaccaccagggggcgctgcCGCGGCCGGACCCGGACGAGAGGACGCCGTCGGACGCGTCGGAGCGGCCCTCGGTCGACGACGTGGAGTCCGACACCGGCTCCAACGGCGTCATGGAGACACGCAGCCTCAAGGACCACAAAG TGGGCTTCCTCCGCAGCGGCTCCAAGCTGCTGTTCCGCCGACGGCGCCGGGACAAGGACCCCGCCGTCAGCCAGTCCCACGAGGACCTCTCCCAGACGGGGGAGGGCGCCGGCGCGGCCGCCtccgcccccgccgcctccACCCTCAAGCGCAAGAGCTCCGGGAGCTTCTCGCGCCGCCTCATCAAGCGCTTCTCCTTCCGCTCGTCGGGGAAGTCCAAGAGCGGCGGCGCCGCCAACGGAGGAGCCGGGGCGCCGGGGAACTGA
- the LOC132461541 gene encoding uncharacterized protein LOC132461541, giving the protein MNDEGKLFIGGLSFDTNEESLMAAFAKYGNIAKADVIRDKDTGRSRGFGFVKFDNADEAKDALEGMNGTSLDGRSIRVDEAGRGRSGGSRGGSRGSFGGGGGGGGYGDRSYNNEGGYGGGERSYGGGSGGGGGYRSGGGGGGGYGGGSGGGYRDNRGQGSYGDQYDN; this is encoded by the coding sequence ATGAACGACGAAGGTAAACTTTTCATCGGAGGCCTCAGCTTCGACACCaatgaggaatccttgatggcgGCTTTTGCCAAGTATGGAAACATCGCCAAAGCTGATGTTATCCGCGACAAAGACACTGGGCGGTCCCGTGGTTTCGGCTTCGTCAAGTTTGATAATGCCGACGAGGCCAAGGATGCGTTGGAGGGAATGAACGGAACCAGCCTGGATGGACGGTCCATTCGAGTGGATGAAGCCGGCAGAGGCAGATCCGGTGGTTCCAGAGGCGGCTCCAGAGGCAGcttcggcggcggcggtggcggcggcggctatGGCGATAGAAGCTACAACAACGAGGGCGGCTATGGCGGCGGAGAAAGGAGCTACGGTGGTggaagcggcggcggcggtggataCAGatccggcggcggcggtggtggcggatATGGCGGCGGCAGCGGTGGCGGATACAGAGATAACCGGGGCCAGGGAAGCTATGGCGACCAATACGACAACTAG
- the dpagt1 gene encoding UDP-N-acetylglucosamine--dolichyl-phosphate N-acetylglucosaminephosphotransferase has translation MSQIPVLPLLINCMLSALGCLATIKLIPAFKDHFIAAKLYGIDMNKTSKKQVPESQGVISGTVFLIILFCFIPVPFLSCLVGDQCTVFPHDEFVQLIGALLAICCMIFLGFADDVLNLRWRHKLLLPTMASLPLLMVYFTNFGNTVIVVPKPFRLLLGLHLDLGILYYVYMGMLAVFCTNAINILAGINGIESGQALFISGSIILFNLLELHGDYGDDHIFSLYFMLPFFFTTLGLFYHNRYPSSVFVGDTFCYFAGMTFAVVGILGHFSKTMLLFFIPQVVNFIYSLPQLFHIIPCPRHRLPRLNPSTGKLGMSYSKFKRKDLSKLGNLILQAAELLRLLEVRRGQEEDDEFIECNNMTLINLVLKILGPVHERSLTTIMLLLQVFGSAVAFGIRYHLVRLFYDV, from the exons ATGTCTCAAATCCCGGTTTTGCCGCTTCTGATCAACTGCATGTTGTCGGCACTCGGGTGCTTGGCCACAATAAAACTCATCCCGGCGTTTAAAGACCATTTCATCGCTGCCAAGTTGTACGGCATTGACATGAACAAAACATCAAAAAAGCAAGT TCCAGAATCCCAGGGTGTCATCAGCGGAACCGTGTTTCTCATCATCCTCTTCTGCTTCATCCCCGTGCCTTTCCTGAGCTGCCTTGTTGGGGACCAGTGCACAGTCTTTCCACACGACGAG TTTGTCCAGCTGATTGGCGCTCTGTTAGCCATTTGCTGCATGATTTTCCTGGGCTTTGCTGACGATGTGCTAAACCTGCGATGGAGGCACAAGCTGCTGCTGCCCACCATGGCCTCCCTGCCACTGTTGATGGTCTACTTTACCAACTTTGGAAACACTGTCATCGTGGTGCCCAAGCCTTTCAGACTACTGCTAGGGCTCCACCTGGACCTAG GTATTCTGTACTACGTTTACATGGGCATGCTGGCTGTGTTCTGCACCAACGCCATCAACATCTTGGCCGGGATCAACGGCATCGAGTCGGGACAAGCCCTCTTCATCTCGGGCTCCATCATCCTCTTCAACCTGTTGGAGCTCCATG GAGATTATGGAGACGACCACATATTCTCCCTTTACTTTATGCTACCATTCTTCTTCACCACGCTGGGACTTTTCTACCATAACCG GTACCCGTCCTCTGTGTTCGTGGGAGACACTTTCTGCTACTTTGCGGGGATGACCTTTGCGGTGGTCGGCATCTTGGGACACTTCAGCAAAACCATGCTGCTATTCTTCATCCCCCAGGTGGTCAACTTCATCTACTCCCTGCCGCAGCTGTTCCACATAATCCCGTGTCCCCGACACCGGCTCCCCAG GTTGAATCCCAGCACGGGCAAACTGGGAATGAGCTACTCCAAATTCAAAAGGAAGGATCTCTCTAAATTGGGAAATCTTATTCTGCAG GCGGCCGAGTTACTGAGGTTACTGGAGGTTCGCCGGGGTcaggaggaagatgatgagTTCATAGAGTGCAACAACATGACCCTAATAAACCTGGTGCTGAAAATACTGGGTCCCGTTCACGAGAGGAGCCTCACCACCATAATGCTGCTCCTACAA GTATTCGGTAGTGCCGTGGCTTTTGGAATCCGCTATCATCTGGTGCGGCTTTTCTATGACGTGTAA
- the hinfp gene encoding histone H4 transcription factor — translation MPPNKRIQKKMPLVLECEWGSCQDTFSRMENICKHMETHLGTSDPSDDSDENEAEQSCLWRHCGFCSVDVPEELRRHVFFHCYHTKLKQLGLQVLTSNPNMGTCSIGYQNRNIVPEIPDNFTCLWEDCEQPPYENPEWFYRHVELHSLCMDIPTGDSECLLRCAWKECEASAKGRPKLREHLRSHAQEKVVACPGCGAMYANNTKFFDHIKRQSALEGQRFQCSHCSKRFATERLLRDHMRTHVNHYKCPLCDMTCPSPSSLRNHIKFRHSNERPYSCEYCEYSCKNLVDLRKHLDTHTSEPAYRCDAAGCTYTARTVRTMKIHYKREHEGDFVPRYKCHVCDQCFTRGNNLTVHLRKKHQFKWPSGHPRFRYKEHEDGFMRLQLIRYESVELTEQLMRERNGEDGEDDDDDDEEEEDDEEEEDTGAQAEPPGLGQRAGEAGGPLDMELQLRGVLLEEQGPEVVLEAVVGQGDGEEQGMFYVLTGGLTQEGEDAVMLQLQDTASQLGMHVV, via the exons ATGCCACCAAACAAACGGATACAGAAGAAAATGCCGCTTGTGCTTGAGTGTGAGTGGGGCTCCTGTCAAGACACCTTCAGTAGGATGGAGAACATCTGTAAGCACATGGAGACTCACCTGGGCACGTCGGACCCTTCGGATGATAGCGATGAAAACGAAG CCGAGCAGAGCTGCCTTTGGAGACATTGTGGATTCTGCTCGGTAGACGTTCCCGAAGAGCTGCGGCGGCACGTTTTCTTCCACTGTTACCACACTAAGCTTAAGCAGTTGGGCCTGCAGGTGCTGACCTCGAACCCCAACATGGGCACCTGCTCTATAGGATACCAGAACCGCAATATCGTCCCTGAAATCCCAGACAATTTCACCTGCCTTTGGGAGGATTGCGAG CAACCCCCCTATGAAAACCCTGAATGGTTTTACCGACACGTGGAGCTGCACAGTCTCTGTATGGACATCCCCACCGGTGACAGTGAATGCTTGTTACGCTGTGCGTGGAAAG AATGTGAAGCGAGTGCCAAAGGGCGACCCAAGCTGCGGGAGCACCTGCGGAGCCACGCGCAGGAGAAGGTGGTGGCGTGCCCGGGCTGTGGGGCCATGTACGCCAACAACACAAAGTTCTTCGACCACATCAAGCGCCAGAGTGCACTCGAAG GTCAGCGGTTCCAGTGTTCTCATTGTTCGAAGCGTTTTGCAACAGAACGACTGCTGAGGGACCACATGAGGACCCATG TAAACCACTATAAATGTCCCTTATGCGACATGACCTGCCCGTCGCCCTCATCCCTGCGCAACCACATCAAGTTCCGCCACAGCAACGAGAGGCCATACAGCTGTGAATACTGCGAGTACAg TTGTAAAAACCTGGTGGACTTGCGGAAACACCTGGACACCCACACCAGCGAGCCGGCCTACCGCTGCGACGCGGCGGGCTGCACGTACACGGCGCGTACCGTCCGCACCATGAAGATCCACTACAAACGAGAGCACGAG GGGGATTTTGTGCCGCGCTACAAGTGCCACGTCTGTGACCAGTGTTTTACCCGAGGAAACAACCTCACGGTTCACCTGCGGAAGAAGCACCAGTTCAAATGGCCCTCCGGACACCCCCGCTTCCG ATACAAGGAGCACGAGGACGGCTTCATGCGGCTGCAGCTGATTCGCTACGAGAGCGTTGAGCTGACGGAGCAGCTGATGCGGGAGCGGAACGGCGAGGAtggggaggacgacgacgacgacgacgaggaagaggaggacgacgaggaagaggaggacaccGGGGCCCAGGCGGAGCCCCCCGGGCTGGGCCAGCgggcgggggaggcggggggtcCCCTTGACATGGAGCTGCAGCTGCGAGGGGtgctgctggaggagcaggggccggaggtggtgctggaggccGTGGTCGGGCAGGGGGACGGTGAGGAGCAAGGGATGTTCTACGTTCTGACCGGAGGTCTGACCCAGGAAGGGGAGGACGCCGTCATGCTGCAGCTGCAGGACACCGCCAGTCAGCTGGGCATGCATGTGGTGTAA
- the si:ch211-117m20.4 gene encoding sushi, von Willebrand factor type A, EGF and pentraxin domain-containing protein 1 isoform X1, with protein MRVHVVLLVLLCSLQGLFFQRSTADEEVSGKIYNGEAEWLPQPKPWEDTYWSGTAPLCLGGCRGRHQELKSDRCGDSSCCWVGSKSLCRVNCGRPDVDYNGVVTGDDWWVGSLVRYECRAGFLLLGDPTRVCQSDGRWTPKPFCLRMCQRGRVEVNERELSGNCSTTCANKSYFGNPKLGCSHLDNCQNKDTGWKRFFSQCVPCVCDCSISCTNAVKLEVKRKRN; from the exons ATGAGGGTACATGTGGTGTTGCTCGTGCTGCTGTGCAGCTTGCAGGGCCTGTTCTTTCAGAGATCCACAGCAGACGAGGAAGTCAGTGGTAAGATTTATAatg GTGAGGCGGAATGGCTGCCCCAGCCCAAGCCCTGGGAGGACACGTACTGGTCTGGGACCGCCCCCCTGTGCCTCGGAGGCTGCAGGGGGCGCCACCAAGAGCTGAAGAGCGACCGCTGTGGGGACTCCAGCTGCTGCTGGGTGGGGTCCAAGTCCCTCTGCAGAG TGAACTGCGGCAGACCGGACGTGGACTACAACGGCGTGGTGACCGGTGACGACTGGTGGGTGGGCTCGCTGGTGAGGTACGAGTGCCGTGCCGGCTTCCTGCTGCTCGGAGACCCCACCAGAGTGTGCCAGTCCGACGGCCGTTGGACCCCAAAACCCTTCTGCCTGC GGATGTGTCAGCGGGGACGCGTGGAGGTCAACGAGAGGGAGCTGAGCGGAAACTGCTCCACCACCTGCGCCAACAAGAGCTACTTTGGAAACCCCAAGCTAGGCTGTAGCCATCTTGACAACTGTCAGAACAAGGATACCGGCTGGAAGCGCTTCTTCTCCCAGTGTGTCCCCTGCGTCTGCGACTGCTCCATATCCTGTA CAAACGCAGTCAAACTGGaggtgaagaggaagagaaactgA
- the si:ch211-117m20.4 gene encoding sushi, von Willebrand factor type A, EGF and pentraxin domain-containing protein 1 isoform X3, which translates to MRVHVVLLVLLCSLQGLFFQRSTADEEVSGKIYNGEAEWLPQPKPWEDTYWSGTAPLCLGGCRGRHQELKSDRCGDSSCCWVGSKSLCRVNCGRPDVDYNGVVTGDDWWVGSLVRYECRAGFLLLGDPTRVCQSDGRWTPKPFCLRMCQRGRVEVNERELSGNCSTTCANKSYFGNPKLGCSHLDNCQNKDTGWKRFFSQCVPCVCDCSISCSE; encoded by the exons ATGAGGGTACATGTGGTGTTGCTCGTGCTGCTGTGCAGCTTGCAGGGCCTGTTCTTTCAGAGATCCACAGCAGACGAGGAAGTCAGTGGTAAGATTTATAatg GTGAGGCGGAATGGCTGCCCCAGCCCAAGCCCTGGGAGGACACGTACTGGTCTGGGACCGCCCCCCTGTGCCTCGGAGGCTGCAGGGGGCGCCACCAAGAGCTGAAGAGCGACCGCTGTGGGGACTCCAGCTGCTGCTGGGTGGGGTCCAAGTCCCTCTGCAGAG TGAACTGCGGCAGACCGGACGTGGACTACAACGGCGTGGTGACCGGTGACGACTGGTGGGTGGGCTCGCTGGTGAGGTACGAGTGCCGTGCCGGCTTCCTGCTGCTCGGAGACCCCACCAGAGTGTGCCAGTCCGACGGCCGTTGGACCCCAAAACCCTTCTGCCTGC GGATGTGTCAGCGGGGACGCGTGGAGGTCAACGAGAGGGAGCTGAGCGGAAACTGCTCCACCACCTGCGCCAACAAGAGCTACTTTGGAAACCCCAAGCTAGGCTGTAGCCATCTTGACAACTGTCAGAACAAGGATACCGGCTGGAAGCGCTTCTTCTCCCAGTGTGTCCCCTGCGTCTGCGACTGCTCCATATCCTGTAGTGAGTAG
- the si:ch211-117m20.4 gene encoding sushi, von Willebrand factor type A, EGF and pentraxin domain-containing protein 1 isoform X2, producing MRVHVVLLVLLCSLQGLFFQRSTADEEVSGEAEWLPQPKPWEDTYWSGTAPLCLGGCRGRHQELKSDRCGDSSCCWVGSKSLCRVNCGRPDVDYNGVVTGDDWWVGSLVRYECRAGFLLLGDPTRVCQSDGRWTPKPFCLRMCQRGRVEVNERELSGNCSTTCANKSYFGNPKLGCSHLDNCQNKDTGWKRFFSQCVPCVCDCSISCTNAVKLEVKRKRN from the exons ATGAGGGTACATGTGGTGTTGCTCGTGCTGCTGTGCAGCTTGCAGGGCCTGTTCTTTCAGAGATCCACAGCAGACGAGGAAGTCAGTG GTGAGGCGGAATGGCTGCCCCAGCCCAAGCCCTGGGAGGACACGTACTGGTCTGGGACCGCCCCCCTGTGCCTCGGAGGCTGCAGGGGGCGCCACCAAGAGCTGAAGAGCGACCGCTGTGGGGACTCCAGCTGCTGCTGGGTGGGGTCCAAGTCCCTCTGCAGAG TGAACTGCGGCAGACCGGACGTGGACTACAACGGCGTGGTGACCGGTGACGACTGGTGGGTGGGCTCGCTGGTGAGGTACGAGTGCCGTGCCGGCTTCCTGCTGCTCGGAGACCCCACCAGAGTGTGCCAGTCCGACGGCCGTTGGACCCCAAAACCCTTCTGCCTGC GGATGTGTCAGCGGGGACGCGTGGAGGTCAACGAGAGGGAGCTGAGCGGAAACTGCTCCACCACCTGCGCCAACAAGAGCTACTTTGGAAACCCCAAGCTAGGCTGTAGCCATCTTGACAACTGTCAGAACAAGGATACCGGCTGGAAGCGCTTCTTCTCCCAGTGTGTCCCCTGCGTCTGCGACTGCTCCATATCCTGTA CAAACGCAGTCAAACTGGaggtgaagaggaagagaaactgA